The genomic DNA TTTTGGTTTGAGCTCGACTGTTTGCTTGTTAGAGGTAGAGAGAATGACATATGGTTCAGGGCGAGGCTTTCCAAAACTGGTAAGCTAGTCTGTGGTGGTACATGCTTGTGTTTCTAAACGGTTttaagagcttttttttttttttttttttttttttgttatggcGTTTTTGAACGGTTCATGCATATAAAAAGAAGTTATAATTAATCCACAAAGCTAAAtcatacaaataaaacaaattacaattcCTCCAAACAAATTTCTGCtaatcacacaaaaaaagtaGTAACAACATTAACATACCAATCACAAAGAGttgtagcataaaaaaaaaaaaaaaaaaaaaaaaaaaaaaaaaaaaaaaaaaaaaaaaaaaaaaNNNNNNNNNNNNNNNNNNNNNNNAGCATCCCCAAGTTTCCAATACCAGCAACATGAATTATGACCATTAATTCCATATGAAACATTTAttagatatgaaaacaatagAAAGAGACGGACTTGGGTAGACTTGGGCATATCGAGAGAATTTTCAGTACCTGAAGAGGGTTTAGGAATTATTATGATGGTGTGGTTGTGACAGAATCGGGAATAGACTCACGCCGAAGCTCCTTCACAACAGTAGCTAGAGCCTCAGGGTTGACACCAAGATCACAGAGAGCTATGAGGACTGACAAAGTATGCCGGTCCAGTCCCGTGTCCAAGATGTTTGACATGCGAAACACAAGCTCTAGCGACTCTCTTGCAGTCCGGGATGCCTCCTCATCCATATTGATCAGGCCTGTTAAAAATCCACAATTCGAAATTCGTAAGGTTGTTTAGCAAATTATAGAGTTTCTACCAACCAAATTAGAGGAAAAACATTTCCATCTGATCAAAGTTTTTGAATAAATCAATCAGATAAGCCTCAGCAGTTTATATCAGAGAACCATGACCTACCaaaagcgaaaaaaaaaaaagactcttaTGAGATTTGAACATAAGAAATTAGGAACATTGCTTCAAACTTGGGAAGGTTCATACTactaaaacatcaaaaagaaaaaatgctaAGTAATTTTGTCATTAGAATTGATGCATCTCAACTCAAAATCAGAATCCAAAGAGTGTTGatgaactaaaaaaatcaacaaatattagCAGCCAAAACTGATAGGAAGCAAAGAAGATAATACTCTTCAATGTCACATAGATCGGATATAATGCTAAATTCTTGCCCATAGACTGGTCAATTGCAGTGAATCCATTCCATGGAGTCAACAAATCTATCCTCTCATACCATGAAAACTTGACTTTGAGCTTAAAGATAACTAAAACCTCAAAAGCTACAAACTTTTCTTTCACAAGATACACAAGAACTAGTACACTATCCTGAAAAGACTCTCAAGTTGTACATTGAAGTTTTATACAAGTTTTAAACCAAAGAGTCTTACACATCAAGATTAAGATCAAGATATTAAAAAGGTTTTAGCTTTCTAATGAAATTTTTGGTCTTTTCAGTTACCTGTGGCTACTAAACCAAGTCTAAAGCTATAGTCTTTGCAGAGAGCATATACAATACCCAGAAAAAGACTAATCGCTCAAATTAGATCTATCTATCTCCTTAACACTGATTCAAATTTGCTTCAGAGCTCAATACAAACTTGTCTTAACAGATCAATTGAATgataaaaacagaacacaacccaGAAACATtcaataaagtaaaataaaaaatgtatctCAGGTGAAATCGAGAGAAGGATTGCCCAACTGGGTTCAATTAATAAATGTCGAATTCGAGAACGAAGATAAGAAAACTTACGATTTTGGAAACCGAAtgcaaaaaaaagtatgaaGCCTGGAGACCAGTCACAGTGAGACGGAGGAGGAGACGAAGATTGCTTTACGTTAGGTTTCTTCGGTTAACGGATTGATACGGTCAGTGAttgcttaactttttttttattttttattattattattttaaagcaTGAAGTAATATAATTTCcattcttttattaattattaaatataaatattatgagGATTCATAATTGTAAAAaaggttattggttctatgattttaatggatttggaatcCAACCAAAATTATATAGAATTGAATAAACCAATAAGATTTGAATAAAATCATATAGAATAGAGCAGGTGTGAAGAAATTCTTGTTGGTTTATCCTTTGAAAAATTGCAAATGGTGCAAGGAGGTTCCCATTGGACCGAGCGGTCATAAAGCTCGGCTATGTGGTGTGTTCAAATACGAGAGCTGGCGCGTCACTCATTACTAAGAAAAAGCCGGTACGTGTGAAGTGGTATGGCACCGTAGTGGACCAAGGGAGGAATCATTACAGACATGACCCTGCTATTGTGAGCCTTTGTAGCCATGTCGGTGCAGTTGTTCCTGTTAAATACGCTTGCAAAATGAAGCCCCAAGGTTTATCTTTTCCTTTCAGTAGTGATTcattttaaaatcaagaaacgTAGGGAGTAGCTATAACCATTGGCTTTGACCAAGATAAACTAGATCGAAGCATTGTAGTCTACTAGTCTTTTATGTCAATTGGTATTCACTGTACTAATATAACTCCACATGATGTCTGTTTTGGCGTTTTGGGAATGAACTTGAAATGAATTAACTCACTTCACTAGTCTTTGCAAAGGCCTTTCCAAAATCTCTGGTTTGTTTCCGGACATGTGACTGATAAGGTCCATCGATTCTATGTGAGAAGGAAGCAACAGAGGATTAATTCCACAGAGGAGGATCCCATGTGTGAACGTTAATGCTTATTGTTGATATGAGAAACAACAATTTAAAGTATTTGAATGACAAGTTAAGATCAGGGCAGGCTTTCGGTAGAAATCGATATGAACTAAGAAGAAACGACGAATTGGATTTGTAttgatatattctttgttaCTTAGTCGAAATTACATGTGATTTTCCTTTACAGTATTCAAGTATTTACACTAAAATGGACCCAGAACTCTCTCCTGGATCTCCTCTTACGATCTCGTTCATGATCCCGCGATCTTATCTCCAGTTTGATTCAGCGTTCTTCCTAGTCGGATCCCCTTCCTGGGCCCGCGGCAGGCCCATCATCTTATTAAACATTTGTTCCTTAACGGGCTTCTCCTACGGGCCTTTCGATCatcgaaacccaacaccaacactTATCTAAGTTTTGGTGTGTCACAAGCCTTGGCACATGAGAAGGGGAGTCATGAGTTTGGTGTGTTAGAAGGAACAGTGTGACATAAATAAAGGTGGATAGGATTAAGGGAGAAATATGTTGAATGAGGTGGAGGATTAGTCGCTATGAGACTAACGTATGGGGAAGGAAGATCCGAAGGTATGCtaggatctgatttcatctTTCACTTTTTTGATTTATCACTTTGTAATCTGAGAGTATTGAGAGTTATTAAACCTTGTTGAGCTTGTATTTACATGTTAATGGAGTTCCCTAGGGTTAAGCTTTTATTCATGGAGTTTACTAGTTAGAAGCTTAACAGTGACAGATCGAAACCGTAGAAGATGGGTATAATCAGTTGGGCcaatttttctttacatttcaGTAATTCGTCAAGGCACCAGCTAAAAGCACAGAAATAACGCTTTGCTCAAATAGCTCCACACCCTATCCAAATACGATATGATCACTTCTGGAGCCACAAAGACAAACTTTCCAAAGAAGTAATTTTGAAAAGACACAGTTACAAAATTGTGACATGCATTGTATTGTTTATGTTCATagatttttgtcaaaatatctATCAAAAATGATATATTCAGCTTCGTAAGTAGATTTCTGTCAActtgtaaattttattaacaGTTAAATCCAACAATTGTACGCCTAATCCGAAAATTAGACAAACATAGACAAATGATGGAATTTTGGTCCATAAGTCTATGACTCTATGTAATATGGGTTACAAAATGATATTTAAAGTACTTTGAGAAATAAGATGACTGCTTACCAGCTCTAATTTCATAGACTTAATCAGTCTTTGTTCCTTTAAATTCACATATACATTCAACCATTAGACTAAATCAATCTTAAAATTAAACATAGCATTTGCATGAAGTTACATGAAAACATAAGCTAATTATAGAGTAAATTATTGGTAAATGTAGCATATGCATATCATCATGCAgatcataatttttataatatgggtttcatgattttaaagaattaaaaaaattatcttgtttTTGGTAACATATATGATACATATAGTCCAAGTATATATGCACACAATCATATACCTCCCTCCGTATCAGATTAAGTAAAAAtcttaaatagttttttttttttgggtcaaaatattttcttaaatagtttAAGTGATGTTTTACAATTTCAACGTAAGGTAATTAATCTGTTATGACCATTTGTATTATGATGTTTGTTTTATCAttatttacataatatttagGTAGATATGATAGTATtaacttttttctctctcgcgGCGATGGTACAGGCGATTCTAGGGTTTTGAGTATCGGTTGAGTTTTTCGGATGTTTTGGGCTTTTCGTTGGTTTAAATAAAGGGATTCTACTTTGTTCTCTTCGGATCTGTTGGTAATTGGTCGTTCTGCTCTCGGAGATCCTTTTTTTGATGGATTATTCGGGCTCGATTGTAGGGATTTTGGGGTTTGTTGGGTGAGGAAATCTCTCGGGTTTCATATATGGTGGATCTTTGATTTGGAAGCTGGATTGGGGGATATTGGGTGTATCGGgtgttttataatttgtttctctTCGAAATGGAAGAGATCGGTGTTATTTAATGGCGGTGATTGGATTCCTACGGGTCTACAGGATTCGACGGTTTTAATGGGTGATTTCGTACAGGCTTCGATTGGAAACTGGTCCCGGGATTGGGGATCTACTGTCACGATTTTGTTCTTGATCGGAATCggatcttctt from Camelina sativa cultivar DH55 chromosome 2, Cs, whole genome shotgun sequence includes the following:
- the LOC109128426 gene encoding mitotic-spindle organizing protein 1B, whose translation is MDEEASRTARESLELVFRMSNILDTGLDRHTLSVLIALCDLGVNPEALATVVKELRRESIPDSVTTTPS